Proteins found in one Streptomyces sp. NBC_00461 genomic segment:
- a CDS encoding TetR family transcriptional regulator, giving the protein MRTVDGRVAGRRGQATRQKLLDCLSEMLSSSPYRDVKVIDVARKAGTSPATFYQYFPDVEGAVLEIAEQMATEGAGLTELLEGRSWVGKAGWQTAQELVDGFLEFWRKNDAILRVVDLGAAEGDKRFYKLRMKILNSVNNSLADSVAELQSKGKVDKEVNPAAVAGSLVAMLAAVASHQKGFQTWGVKQAELKPNLALLVHLGVTGRKPTK; this is encoded by the coding sequence GTGCGTACCGTCGACGGCCGCGTGGCCGGCCGGCGTGGGCAGGCGACCCGGCAGAAGCTGCTCGACTGCCTCAGCGAGATGCTCAGCTCCTCCCCTTATCGGGACGTCAAAGTCATCGATGTCGCCCGGAAGGCGGGCACTTCGCCCGCGACCTTCTACCAGTACTTCCCGGACGTGGAGGGCGCCGTCCTGGAGATCGCCGAGCAAATGGCCACCGAGGGCGCCGGGTTGACCGAGTTGCTCGAAGGCCGGTCGTGGGTCGGCAAGGCCGGCTGGCAGACCGCGCAAGAACTCGTGGACGGCTTCCTGGAGTTCTGGCGCAAGAACGACGCGATTCTGCGCGTCGTCGACCTCGGTGCGGCCGAGGGCGACAAGCGGTTCTACAAACTCCGCATGAAGATCCTGAACTCGGTGAACAACTCCCTTGCGGATTCGGTCGCCGAACTGCAATCCAAGGGCAAGGTCGACAAGGAAGTGAATCCGGCGGCGGTCGCCGGTTCGCTGGTCGCGATGCTCGCGGCCGTCGCCTCGCACCAGAAGGGCTTCCAGACCTGGGGCGTCAAACAGGCTGAACTCAAGCCGAATCTGGCGCTGTTGGTACACCTGGGCGTGACAGGCAGGAAGCCGACGAAGTAA
- a CDS encoding Lrp/AsnC family transcriptional regulator, giving the protein MDDVDRKILAEMQQDGRLTVTELAARVRLSVSPCHRRLRELERSGAISGYRAVVDPAAVGLTFEALVFVSMRQEDRETVAEFERALGEVDEVLEAQRLFGEPDYLLRVVAADLAAYQRLYDERLASLPGVQKLTSTLVMKHVVKDRPLPAQQSRR; this is encoded by the coding sequence ATGGACGACGTAGACCGGAAAATCCTTGCCGAGATGCAGCAGGACGGGCGGCTGACCGTGACCGAGCTGGCCGCGCGGGTGCGGCTCAGCGTCTCGCCCTGCCACCGGCGGCTGCGGGAGCTGGAGCGGTCGGGAGCCATCAGCGGATACCGGGCCGTCGTCGACCCCGCGGCCGTCGGGCTGACCTTCGAGGCGCTGGTCTTCGTCTCCATGCGGCAGGAGGACCGGGAGACGGTCGCCGAGTTCGAGAGGGCCCTCGGGGAGGTGGACGAGGTGCTGGAGGCGCAGCGGCTGTTCGGGGAGCCGGACTATCTGCTGCGGGTCGTCGCCGCCGATCTCGCGGCCTACCAACGGCTGTACGACGAGCGGCTCGCCAGCCTGCCGGGGGTGCAGAAGCTCACCTCGACGCTGGTGATGAAGCACGTGGTGAAGGATCGGCCACTGCCCGCACAGCAGAGCAGGCGGTGA
- a CDS encoding VOC family protein, whose translation MAENRASAYGEGVPCWVDAQLPDVEAGKRFYGELFGWSFEDRPEWSGGTVWALHKGEPVAALARKTDGRLPTVWTVYFATPDAEALADRVWAAGGQVVTAPVPVAELGTTALVTDSEGAVFGLWEPGDHTGFGRRHEPGTFAWAELYARDTEAANTFYGELFHDALFGPDARPDFGRAPVAEVFPAEMPPHFVVHFGVDDCEDVLGTVTRLGGRIQAPPFETSYGRVAVVTDNQGASFAVLERRKQTEQ comes from the coding sequence ATGGCCGAAAACAGGGCATCCGCGTACGGAGAGGGCGTCCCGTGCTGGGTGGACGCGCAGCTCCCCGACGTGGAGGCGGGTAAGCGGTTCTACGGAGAGCTCTTCGGGTGGAGCTTCGAGGACCGGCCGGAGTGGTCCGGCGGCACGGTGTGGGCGCTGCACAAGGGGGAGCCGGTCGCCGCGCTGGCCCGCAAGACGGACGGCCGGCTGCCCACCGTGTGGACCGTGTACTTCGCGACGCCCGACGCCGAGGCGCTGGCCGACCGGGTCTGGGCCGCCGGCGGGCAGGTCGTGACGGCGCCCGTACCGGTCGCGGAGCTGGGCACGACGGCGCTGGTCACCGACTCCGAGGGTGCCGTGTTCGGTCTGTGGGAGCCGGGTGACCACACCGGCTTCGGCAGGCGGCACGAGCCCGGCACCTTCGCCTGGGCCGAGCTGTACGCCCGGGACACCGAGGCCGCCAACACCTTCTACGGCGAGCTCTTCCACGACGCCCTGTTCGGGCCGGACGCCAGGCCCGACTTCGGCCGGGCGCCCGTGGCGGAGGTCTTCCCGGCCGAGATGCCGCCCCACTTCGTCGTCCACTTCGGTGTGGACGACTGCGAGGACGTGCTCGGGACGGTGACTCGTCTCGGTGGTCGGATCCAGGCGCCACCATTCGAGACGTCCTACGGAAGGGTGGCCGTCGTCACCGACAATCAGGGGGCGTCGTTCGCCGTTCTGGAGCGACGGAAGCAGACCGAGCAGTGA